A stretch of DNA from Salvelinus sp. IW2-2015 linkage group LG20, ASM291031v2, whole genome shotgun sequence:
aagggcttgtaagtaagcatttcactgtgaaatTAATGCTAAATATATTATGATTCATTatgacatttcactgtaaggttggattctattcacctgttgtatttggcacatgtgagaaataacaTTTTGCTTGCTATCATTTTGTAGAAGCATTGTCTGTAAGTAAAATGAATCATAATATATTTAGCATTAATTTCATTATATTGTACGGCTGATCGTTTTAATGAGATTCATGAATCTTCTTGATAGCCACATGGATGTCTGTTCACAGCATATGGTTGACAGGACCAGCTTCCTTGCTCAGGTCAGCAGAGCCAGAAACCTCTCAGACACCTTTCGACTTGGTTGACTCCGGATCTGATGTCGAGATCTGCCCTCAAGTTGCCTGCCACGCAACCAACGTCTCCAGAAAGAAGTTTGACCCCAAGCGCTTTGAGAGGTTCTCAAGCTGGTGAGCACTGACAGATGCAACAGCTTGGCTTGTGCACGTTGCTCAGTCCGTTAAACAAAGCAGAATGCTGCAAAGGATGGAACATCTGTGACAAACCCTGCTCCAATCGAAGACCTGGATCACACCAAGACAATCATAATACGCAGTCTGCAACACAGCACCTTTCACAAGAAAATGGAATGCATCAGAGAAGGTAAAGCCATTCTTAAGCAGAGCCCACTCTTCGGTCTGTTCCCCTACATGGATGATTCAGGCCTACTGAGGATTGGAGGATGCCTGTCCCAAGCAAACCTTGGTCAAGAGGAAATCaaccctctcatcctccctggAATGGGCCATATGACTACTCTACTCATCCGCCgccgccgccaccaccaccacgcgCAGGTCCACCATCAAGGGCGCCACTTCACTGTGCTGGGAAACGCTGCATTAGCAGCACACTCTACCAATGCGTCATTTGCCAAAGACTTACGTGGGAAGATGGAATCTCAGATCTGCCCGTGGAGAGAATGATCGGAGTCACGAGGCACATCCTTGATTTCATGTTGCTGAAGGTGGGTCCATCCAAGCTTACTCACAAAGTCTTGACCACATTTATGGCAGAAGTCTCAGCCATTGTGAATGCTCGTCCACTGGTTCCTGTGTCTACAGATCCAGACTCCCTCCTCATCTTGACACCAGCGACACTCCTCACCTAAAGGTTGCTGAGGTTTCCCCACCACAAGGGGAGTTCAATGAGAAAGACCTCTTCAATGGAGGCAAGTACAGAGCTTTGCCGACACATTCTTTCTTCCAATGGTACCAGAAGATCTTCCTTCCCTGCAGAGTCGTCGGAAGTGGCATAATGAGAAGGCCAACCTTCAGCCAGAAGACATTGTGTTTCTGAAAGACAGACAAGCAAAAAGAAACGACTGGCCTATGGGCATTGTCAAAAAGACCTTTCCCAGGTGTAAGAAGGGGGGTGCGTTTAAGTGCTGGTCTAGTATCAGTTCGGATCAGTCTGAAACACTATGAATACCGGCCCTGGCGACTCCTCATGATTTACAAGTGaaattcttcaagaataaatTACTATCTTCAATCAGTGCTTGACTTAGACTaaaataggttccggtactcattttgggtgcctgtactgtttatatttaggtgcaggagctccacaatacttttgaacaTATATTctttaagaggaacaggagctcaagtagtagaacatttgaggtgccggaaatcagctctggtgagctcctgccTAAGTCAAGCACTGTCTTTAATTGTTATTACCATTGAACTGCAAGAAAGAGTTGCTTGTGATAAGCACTCTGTGCAGACTGCAGTGTCAAAATCTGAAGCAAATCTGACTTTGAAACGTCATCAGCTAGCCCTTTCTGACATGAGTTCTGCCACCctaagatttctttttttttaatacaactcCATTTTTTTTCCAAATTGGTTACACAAATATGATTTCAAACAATGACTGTTCAAACCTTTACCGGCTTTATTTCATGAATAAATAAGTACATAAACAAATAGTAAATATGAAAGCCTTGGAATGCTTAACCTACCTAAAGTGtacttacatacatacatacatacatacatacagaatcATCTCACTATAGAGTAGAAAAGTAAATAGACCTATGCATTTAAACTACATCCACCATGCTTACTCCACCATGcttactctcctctgttcttacGCTAAACACATGGTTGCCATAAGCTAGGATGCAGGTTTCACACTGGGAGAGAAAATCACATACAGGGTAAAGGATGACCTAGGGCCAGGCAGTCCCCTGCTAAGGGTTAGGGAGTGGAGGGGGATAATAGATGCATTTCACAAACATATATAATTAACAGATCTAAGTTGGCTACTTTGGTTACTTCCTTCTCTATCATCTGGCCTCCTATTGGAGCAGAACTAAGGTGGCGGGTCCAACAGGCTTGACTGAGGGTGGGAGTGGCTAGCCTCGGGACTCCAGAGACCTGTGTTAGGGAAaatgatagagaaagagagggagaaaagaagagagcaagagagacagagaaagataatTACATGAAAAACAGACTTGTGAGAGAGTGAGCGTGCTCACGTACttgcttgtttgtgtgtctgtgtgttccctcACGAGTAGCTTGTGTGCTGCTGGCGTCTTCTGGCGCTCCTCATCTTCTCAAAGCGGGcctccatctcctccagcacCTTAGGCGTGTACCTGACCACTAGTTTCACTGAGCCCTGGGCAGCCTTCAGCAGCTCCACTGCCTTCTCGTGGTGCTCCCCCTCCACACtctgcaatacacacacacacaaccaaaagtatatggacacctgctcgtcaagcatctcattccaaaatcattggcattaatatggagttggtcccccctttgctgctataacagcctccactcttctgggaaggctttccactagatattagAAAATTGCTGAGGGgaattgctgaggggacttgcttccatttagccacaagaacattagtgaggtcaggcactgatgttgggcgattgggcctggctctcagtcggcattccaagtcatcccaaaggtgttcgatggggttgaagtcaaggctctgtgcaggccagtcaagttcttccacacagatctcgacaaaccatttctgtatggacctcgctttgtgcacgggggcattatcatgctgaaacaggaaatgtctTTCCCcatactgttgccacaaagttggaagcacagaatcgtctagaatgtcattgtatggtgtagcgttaagatttcccttcactggaattaaggggcctagcccaaaccatgaaaaacagccccagaccattaagcCTCCTCCACcaggggcaggtagcgttctcctggcatccgccaaacccatatttgtccgtcggactatcagatggcgaagcgtgattcatcacttcagagaacgcatttccactgctccagagtctaatggcggcgtgctttacacccctccagccgacgcttggcattgcgcatggtgatcttaggcttgtgtgcggctgctcggccatggaaacccatttcatgaagctcccgacgaacagttcttatgctgacgttgcttccaggggcagtttggaactcggtagtgagtgtagcaaccgaggacagaagttttttacgcactacagcactcggcggtcccgttctgtgagcttgtgtggcctatcacttcgcggctgagccgttgttggtcctagacgtttccacttcacaataacagcacttacagttgaccggggcagctctagcagggcagaaatttgacgaactgacttgttggaaagatgacatcctatgatggtgatacgttgaaagtcactcagctctttagtaatgccattctactgccaatgtttgtctatggagattgcatggatgtgtgctcgattttatacaacgggtgtggctgaaatagccaaatccacacatTTAAAGgggtctccacatacttttgtatatatagtgtatatgagtaagcatacacacacacaccacaccctcctCCCAATCCCTCTTACCACTCCATTGACAGAGAGCAGTTGGTCGCCCCTCTTCAGCCCCCCCTGCCGGTCTGCCACCCCCCCGGGGATGACCCTGGAGATATAGATTGGGGAGTTCTGCTCCTTGCCCCCCATGATGTTGAATCCCAGGCCCTCCTCTGTCTTGGGCAGCTCCACCACCCGTGGGTGGGCATGTCCCTCGCTGGCTGCAAATGCAGCCACTGTGGCCTGGAGGAAAGGGTGAAAGTGAGATTGCACGAGAAGTTGGACGCCATTACACTAATATGACTGTTACGGGATTTGTGATGTTTATTCTTTCCCGGAGTGTACATTTTCTGTATGTGTGTTAAATGTTTGTTGTCATTACCTTGGCAGTTGCCTGGGCACGAACCTCAGGCCCTCCCACGATGTCAAGAGTGTCATAGAGCTGTTCATACACCTGGAAAAATGGAAAATGTAGCGAGAACATGAGGAAAACCAAGAAACACCCAAATCATTGGAGACATTGGCACTTTAATGAGTTTCACCTGTTTATAAAACACAagattataaaatgtataaatgtgtAAATACGTATACTGTTACATAATATCATTTTTTTGTGACATCATGATAAACCTTGTTAGTTTGGAATTCAGTACCAAAGAATGCATGTTATATACACATCTAAACAAACCAATCTAGAAACAATATAAACTATATTGCTAGATCAGACATGGTGGGTTTAGGTAGCCTATCCTACTTTTCTGATCGATATAGGCTACAATATCTAGGACAGGCATTGTGGGTTTAGGTAGCCTATCCTACCTCTCTGATGGATAAAAGCCCATAGTATCTAGATCAGACATGCTGGGCTTAGGTAGCCTGTCCTACCTCTGATGGATATAGGCTTCAACTAGATCAGACATGGTGGGTAAGTTATACTAATATCTACCTCTCTGATGGCAGCACAGAACTTGCTCTGCAGGACTCTCTGCAGGGCCTGGAGTTTGGGAGGAGGCAGCTCACCGCTTCTCTGCAGCCGGTCCAGCAGCTCTATCACCCTGCACACATCtagagaagagcgagaggagggaggagacggtGAGTTGAAAAAGGGTAGAATACCCCttctcctggagagctactgggtgtccAGGCTTTCGCTTCAGAGGCTTTCGCTTCAGCCCTGCTCTGACACACCTGATCTGTCTAATCAAATACCTGATAAGCAACTGATCGGggttggagcaaaagcctgcataccCCTACTTCCAATGAtttgtgcatgtactgtatgaatggCCACCAAGGAGAGGATTCTGCACACTGATATGCTCCTCAATATGTCTCATGACTAAACATTGTAATAATTAAACACATGTGGGAATACATTACAGTGAGTGGGTCCCTCCATTAGGGGATCAGTAGAGAGATCACTGGAATACATAGTGTAGCCCTTAAATGAACACTAACGTTACTCATAGTGTTACTGTAAAAATGTTGTTTCGTTCTAACAGTAATTATTAAACAGATTTATTAGCAACAGATCAGATGAACAATGTAGCTACAAtgtcaatccttatcccagtctgctgttcccacatgcgtcaagagggccaccattgttcctgttcccaagaaagctaaggtaactgagctaaacgactaccgtcctgtagcactcacttccgtcatcatgaagtgctttgagagactagtcaaggaccatatcacctccaccctacctgacaccctagatcaggggtgggcaaactttttgactcgcgggccacaatgggttctaaaatttgacagaggggccgggccaggagcatttggagggagtgtttgggccggatatactaaagcattaaatgtagtgtgtgcaaacctcatagcacagtaagaacactacaacccaatttattaactgtctttcaaatgtgaaaaatagccCTTATCAGTTAATAAACGTGAAACGAAGtgaaaattaaagtgaaataaagagaaatacGCGCCACTCCAACAACGGTCAATGTGTTTTGAGTGCGCCATCTATTGGGGAAACGTGGGCATTGcagggaaaggggaaaaaaaMGAGGTTTTTACTATAATTTGGACAAGTTCGGCGGGCCGGATTAAAAAGCCTAACGGGCcgtatgtggcccgcgggccgtagtttgcccatgtctgccctagacccactccaatttgcttgccgccccaataggtccacagacgacgcaatcgcaaccacactgccctaacccatctggacgagaggaatacctatgtgagaatgctgttcatcgattacagtaCCCTCCATagtaccatagtaccctccaaactcgtcatcaagctcgagaccctgggtctcgaccccgccctgtgcaactgggtactggacttcctgacgggccacccccaggtggtgagggtaggtaacaacatctccacccctctgatcctcaaaactagggccccacaagggtgcgttctgagccctctcctgtactccctgttcacccacaactgcgtggccatgcacgcctccaactcaatcatcaagtttgcggacgacactacagtggtaggcttgattaccaacagcgacgagacggcatatagggaggaggtgacaccaccctcggagtgtggtgtcaggaaaataacctcacactcaacgtcaacaaaacaaaggagatgattgtggacttcaggaaacagcagagggagcacccccctatccacatcgacgggacagtagtggagagggtagtacgttttaagttcctcggcgtacacatcacggacaaactgaattgttccacccacacagacagcgtggtgaagaaggcgcagcagctcctcttcaacctcaggaggctgaagaaattcggcttgtcaccaaaagcactcacaaccttttacagatgcacaatcgagagcatcctgtcgggctgtatcaccgcctggtacggcaactgctccgctcacaactgtaaggctctccagagggtagtgaggtctgcacaacgcatcaccgggggcaaactacctgccctccaggacacctacacagaccgatgtcacaggaaggccataaagatcatcaaagacaacatccacccgagccactgcctgttcacccagctatcatccagaaggcgaggtcagtacaggtgcatcaaagcagggaccgagagactgaaaaacagcttctatctcaaggccatcagactgttaaacagccacattgagtggctgctgcaaacatactgactcaactcctgacactttaataatggaaaaatttatgtaatacatgtatcactagccactttaaacaatgccacttttatatgtttaccataccctacattactcatctcatatgtatatactgtactctataccatctactgcatcttgcctatgccgttctgtaccatcactcattcatatatatttatgtacatattcttcatcccgttacacttgtgtgtataaggtagttgttgtgaaattgttaggttagattactcgttggttattactgcattgtcggaactagaagcacaagcatttcgcttcactcgcattaacatctgctaaccatgtgtatgtgacaaatataatgtgatttgatttgaatactttGTGGCACCATTATTCAATCAAATATTTCAAACGGAAATCCCCCATGAATCGACCAAACAAGAGGGTTCTATGACACACCATCTCAAATCAACCAGAGCTGCGATAAACTGCCTGCAGAGCTTTCCCACCCAATTTGTGGATAAAAAGTAGTGAAATAAAAATGCGCACTATTACGCATGACAACTCCAGGTGTCATCAGCGTGGATGTGATAGGGCTATGCTATGCACCTACTATATACGCCTGATAATGCTAATAATAAAGTACATACGCCAAAGTTGTTAGGCTAAGCCTATATAAATACGTCAGTTAATAGCCTACGCTTCGACTGGTCGCTAATCCGCAATGTTCGTAATAGGACTACATCTAAATAAACCCACAACAAATGTCATATAAAACACCAGTGTGTTTATCTCAAGACGCGTCTGATTGTGGTACCATGATGCGCTCAGGTTGTGCTATTGACAAAAGCTCTTCTGTGTAGCTACCTCTTTCTAGGCAGAGCGGCTCGGTCATCGTCGCCATGTCTGTTTCCTTTCCCGAATGATAATATGATGACATCATTGAGATGCTCCTTGTCTGGCACTGCGGTGAAGTGGGTGGACGTTTCTCGCCGACTGGACGCGATTGGAGAGGGTTGATTTACAGCGTTTTTTTATTCGTCGCACTGGTGGAATAATAGAATAGAGATAAGGCTGTCCAGTCTGACCCGCAGTAAAAACAGACGACGCAATGCAAGAAAAACACGTTTTAGGCTAGCCCACAAATGACCCAACCGCCTGTGCCAAGTGTCGCCGGAGTGAATATTAGAGAAAAGACTGACATAATTACGCAACCCGCTACGCAAGAACAAACCGTGTTTTGATTCGTCCGCAGTCCAGTCATTCACTGTCAAATCGTACAGTATGGTTAGTGCTATATGGGGTCATTGGGACGTCCATACAcccccacacattttttatttcaacgGCATagtgacgtcccaaggattccatATAGCATAACGTGTCTACATTAAAACGCCTTCGTTTGACCTGGTTTAGTCCCATGCTATGGGGGGTGATAAGGAACATATAGGCAACCGTACCACCTGACCtgacattacatttatttttatttcacctttatttaaccaggtaggccagttgagaacaagttctcatttacaactgcagagttacagagttacacatgggataagcaaacgtacagtcaataacacaatagaaaaatctatatacagtgtgagtAAATGTAGTAAgatgagggaggtaaggcaataaataggccatagtggcaaaataattacaatttagcaattaaacactggagtgatagatgtgcagaagatgaatgtgcaagtagacatGATACCAACGCCTTACTAAGGTCTGCGTGACTCCTGCGTTATGTGTCTGATTTACATGACATGATACCAACGCCTTTCATCTGCTTGACGCCTGCATCGCGTGTTAATGAAAATCATAATGTGCATAGTTTATATTTATACTAATTAAATCGCAACCATAAATGTTAGAAATGTACATTTTTTCCTGTGCAGGCAAACATTCCAACGTAGCCACCTTGAACTATGGTGTAGCCTATGGCTTGTGTATTTCCTGTTATCGCTAATGGCCTAGAAAAGATTATGCCTAATCTATAGATAATCTGTCTTTCCCTCAACACTTCATGGTATGTtatcttatcaaatcaaatcaaattttattgatcacatgcgccgaatacaacagtgaaatgcttacttacgagcccctaaccaacaatgcagtttaaaaaaaatacggataaaaataagagataaaagtaacaattaattaaagagcagcagtaaaataacaaaagcgagactatatacagggaggtactgatacagagtcaatgtgcgggggcaccggttagttgaggtagtatgtacatataggtagagttattaaagtgactatgcatagatgactaTGTTGGTTATCTCGCTGTATACAGATCTAAATATTATTagccaatcacagactgtgttgTTACCTGTTCCACATCAGACAACCAATAAGAGTTGTTTCCACGGCTTTCATTAGTTCATAGGTGCTATTCggaatccttgggatgtcccttcAGTCGAATAGAGCAGTTTATAGACTTTCTCAGAGGGTCCGTGCTATTCGGGCTCCTTGGGATGTCCATACCACTATCAAGTATAAATGTAAATTGGTTAAGGACGTCCCAAGGAATCCYGATTGCAGTGATCGTTCATAGAGTGAGAGACTGGCACGGTATTTGAGAGCTCGGCGGCGACACAGacattcatttgtttgttttttaaaaagcGGCAGAAGCGATTTTCGAGTGTCTGCCCCAGATAGTTTCCTTATTAGAGAcgatgaaaataaataataaataattaccaATATGTCCTTGATTCAATTGAGGAGTAAGTAGGCTATATTTAAGTTGTGATATCGTTAGGAAATATTTAGGTTAAGGCAAATGtggtttatttgaaaataaaatgtttttgttgataaCGTGTTGTCGAAAGCACGTAGGCAATATTATTTACTGTGTTGATAGCGGGGTAGGCTAGTGTACAGTAACGTAATTTGATGTGctagtattatttttattttttgaatggATTAATTCAATTGTAAATGAAATAACTACTTTTCACTTaagggaaacgaggtacaacataCAACTTTGATCGAAGAGCTAAAATCATGRCTGACAATATCACAACGGTATCCTAATATAGTGTGGATACAGTAGTACTScgttgccaactcctcagtaaggaaagtagctattggctgtcctaaaagttgctagaagtcgctaaatgacgtcatcacctaatttgcataattgtccatgtgcatgtaattgtgatggctgtaggagagaggaataatgtCGTGGgggagacaaaaagtgagtaaatacaccctaaatatgtttagaactacaaatgaactttcttctgtcgattccaaccctcctcctttatccgggcttgggactggcaaaagtgacccaaaagacaCTGGCAGAGTTACTTTTTAaaaatttattattattattattttattttttagtttaattttcttaatttggtttggtttttaaccttatggtccacttaggagcctacaacagtaaaacatgaacatttttaaccgtaacatttttttcatttttttgtatacaatctaaatgaaccaaaaacacacacacacacaggctgtactGGCTCACAGAAAGAGTGGGTCATCGCCATTTTGGTCAAGGCTCTCTATGGCAGGTTCAGCAACTGAGGGAGCTGACTTAAATGAGTAAGCAGCTGATGTGCCAAAAAGCTGCAAAACATTATCAGGCAGCTGGTGCTCATAAGCAAGCCTCACCAGACAGGTTCAGTCCATATTGAATGTACAGGATGGAGTTAACGGTCTGCAAGTACATACGATTCCTAAGTTTGCTTTTTACCACACTCATCTGGCTGAATACTCTCTCGACTTCAGCATTCGAGTGTGgcaaggacaacacagacacagcagccatgGCAAGTTTTTGAAACGGGTGTATATCAGCTGCATCCCTGAACTTCCAAATCTCACTCCAGAAGCccagtgtgttttttgtctcaTTCCATTTACTAAGATGGATGGCACGCCATTGCTGGACAATCTTGTCTATCTCTGCAAGGGAGTAGCCAAGGAGCTTGGCTATTTTTTCTATTTCTCCAGGGCTCTTWTTGTGCTTTAGAGTTTCCTCCACATTGAAAACTAACATGTACTGCAATGCTTCGATGTTGTCCGGCAGTCTCACCCTCAActcattagtgagggagatggtgaagGCTACATACCGCTTTCAGACATTGTTTTCATCCTCAGGCGCAAAGGTGGAGCTCAGCTGCCTTTGACTCGAAAAGGTAACCAAGGTACGGTGGACTGATGTATCCATCTATTGGCCCTTTAAGTACATCAACATTTGCCAGTGGATTCAGCACCCTGCTGCTCACAGACTTGATCAGGCTAACCAAGCTGTCAAGTAGCTTAAGAGGATCTACTTGCTCTCCCTCAAAAGCCTTTAATGGCCAACTGTACCTCAGCCAGCACTGACTTCAAAAAAGtcagatacaatatgttttgaggaTCACTGTACATGGAGTATAAAACCTCAGCCATGTAGCAGTGTTCACTGGACTTGGTGACTGCGAAATGCAGCCTTTGCTCCTCCCACTGGTCCAAAATGCGTGAAACCGCAGGTTCAATGGAGAGCCAACGTGTGGCACACATCTTGGTTATCTGTAAAGGTTTCTCCTCACAGTTGATGGTCTCATATATGGCCTTGTAGGCCTCCCTGCGCTTTAGAGACACTGAAAACCAGTTATAAGTCTTTCGTACCAAGTACTCCACACCACAGGGGATGGTGTCATTGGAAGCATGACTTACAGCAAGCTTcagagagtggcacacacagtgaataagaaccagatatttgaggccatactcctccttcagcacttcatggaccccattgttaatccccgtcataacagaggcattgtcagaCCCTATCCCCAGGattttctcttttttaagacaacacttctcgaggaaagccacaacagcacYGGCTATAGgtttggcatctcctccctccaact
This window harbors:
- the lin7b gene encoding protein lin-7 homolog B, coding for MMSSYYHSGKETDMATMTEPLCLERDVCRVIELLDRLQRSGELPPPKLQALQRVLQSKFCAAIREVYEQLYDTLDIVGGPEVRAQATAKATVAAFAASEGHAHPRVVELPKTEEGLGFNIMGGKEQNSPIYISRVIPGGVADRQGGLKRGDQLLSVNGVSVEGEHHEKAVELLKAAQGSVKLVVRYTPKVLEEMEARFEKMRSARRRQQHTSYSSLESRG